The genomic DNA GCCGCGAACTGGGGGAGGAGCGGACCGCGCCGCTGGCGGGCCTCGTCGCCGCGTTCGTCTTCGCCGTCCAGATGCTGAACTTCCCGGTGGCCGCCGGCACCAGCGGCCATCTCCTGGGCGGCGCGCTCGCCGCGATACTCGTCGGCCCGTGGACCGGCCTGCTGTGCATCGCGGTCGTCCTGCTGATGCAGGGCCTGCTCTTCGCGGACGGCGGGCTCACCGCGCTCGGCGTCAACGTCACGGTCATGGGCGGCGTCACGGTCCTCACCGCCTACGGCCTGTTCCGCCCCCTGGTGAAGGCGCTGCCGCGCACCCGCCGCTCGGTGACGGCCGCCACGTTCGCGGCGGCGTTCGTCTCCGTACCGGCGTCGGCGGCGGCGTTCACGCTGATCCACGCGGTCGGCGGCACCACCGACGTGCCCGTCGGGCGGGTCCTCGCCGCCATGCTCGGCGTGCACGCGCTGATCGGCGTCGGCGAGGCCCTCATCACGGCGGCGACGGTCGGCGCGGTCCTCGCCGTCCGCCCCGACCTCGTGTACGGCGCGCGCGGCCTGTCCGCGCCGCTGAAGCTCCGGGTCGGCGGCGAACCGGTCGACGCCGCGCCCGCCCCGCGCCCCGCCCCGGCCGCCGCCGGCACGCGCCGGGTGTGGGCCGCGGGCCTCGCCGCGTCGGTCCTCCTGGCCGGGTTCGTCTCCTTCTACGCCTCCGCGAGCCCCGACGGCCTGGAGAAGGTCGCCGCCGACCACGGCATCGACCGGGAGGTCCGGGAGCACGCCGCGGCGGACTCCCCGCTCGCCGACTACGGCGTGAGGGACCTCGACGACGCCCGCCTGTCCGGGGGGCTGGCGGGCACCATCGGCGTCGGCGCGACGCTCGCCCTCGGCACGGGCGTGTTCTGGGCGGCACGCCAGCGCCGCGCGCCCGCCGCGACCCGGGCCGCCCACCCGGCGGAAACCGCCTGACGTGGGCGCCGGCCACGCCCACAGGCTCTACCGGCACGCCCACTCGCCCGTCCACGCCCTGCCCGCGCACACCAAGATCGTCGCCGTCCTCGGCTTCGTCCTCGTCGTCGCGTCCACGCCCCGCGAGGCGGTGTGGGCCTTCGGCGCCTACGCGCTGCTGCTCGCGGCGGTGGCCCGGGCGGCCCGGGTACCGGCCGGGTACCTGCTGAAGCGGCTCGCGATCGAGATCCCGTTCGTCGCCTTCGCGTTCCTGATGCCGTTCGTCGTACCGGGCGGGACGGTCGCCGTCCTCGGGGTCGACGTCTCCGTCCCGGGCCTGTGGGACGCGTGGAACGTGCTGGCCAAGGGCACGCTCGGGGTCGCCGCGTCCGTGCTGCTCGCGGCGGTGACGGAGCTGCGGGAGCTGCTGCTGGGCCTGCAGCGGCTGAGGCTGCCCCCGACACTCGTCCAGATCGCCGCCTTCATGGTCCGGTAAGGGGACGTGATCACCGACGAGATGCGCCGCATGTCCGTCGCCCGCCGCTCGCGCGGCTTCGAGGCGCGGGGCGTCCGCCACTGGGGCGTCCTGGCCAGGTCGGCGGGCGCCCTGTTCATCCGCGCGTACGAACGCGGCGAGCGCGTCCACCTGGCGATGGTGAGCCGCGGCTACACCGGCACCGTGCCCGTGGTCGACGAGGTCACGGCGACGGGCGCGCAGTGGCGCAGGGCCACGGCCCTCCCGCTGACGGCGCTCGCCGTGTGTCTGCTGGGATGGGCGCTATGACGACACCGCCGCCCCGGCCCCCCGCCCCGTCCCTGTCCTTCGTGCCGTCGCTGGAGGTGCGGGGCCTGGCCTACGCCTACCCGGACGGGCACCAGGCGCTGTTCGGCGTCGACCTGACCGTGGAGCGCGGCGAGCGCGTCGCGCTGCTCGGGCCGAACGGCGCCGGCAAGACGACCCTCGTCCTCCACCTGAACGGCATCCTCGCCGCCGGGGCGGGCACGGTCTCGGTGGCGGGCCTGCCCGTCGGGCCGGCGAACCTGGCGGAGATCCGCCGCCGGGTCGGCATCGTCTTCCAGGACCCCGACGACCAGCTGTTCATGCCGACCGTCCGGGAGGACGTGGCGTTCGGCCCGGCGGCGGCCGGCGTGCGCGGCGCCGAACTGGACGCCGTGGTGGCGCGGGCCCTGGAGCGGGTGGGCATGGCCGGGTACGCGGACCGGCCCCCGCACCACCTGTCGTTCGGGCAGCGGCGCCGGGTCGCGGTCGCCACGGTCCTCGCGATGGAACCGGAGATCCTCGTCCTGGACGAGCCGTCGTCCAACCTGGACCCGGCCTCCCGCCGCGAACTGGCCGACGTCCTGCGGTCGCTGGACGTCACGGTCCTCATGGTCACCCACGACCTGCCGTACGCGCTGGAGCTGTGCCCCCGGTCGGTGGTCCTCAGCGAGGGCGTCATCGCGGCGGACGCCCCGACCGGCGAGCTGCTCGCGGACGGGGAGCTGATGCGCCGGCACCGCCTGGAGCTGCCGTTCGGCTTCGACCCGGCCGTGGGGCCGCCCCGGGGCCCGGGCCCGCGCTGAGCCGTTGCACCATGGGGTGAGCGACCCCGAACCCGAGAGGGAGTGCGTGCAGAGGTGGACGTCCAGGGCACCGTGGACCCCGGCTTCGAGCCGGTGAAGGACGCGTTCACGCGCAACTTCGAGCAGCGCGGGGAGCGCGGCGCGGCGGTCGCCGTGTACCGGGACGGCCGCAAGGTCGTCGACCTGTGGGCCGGCACGCGCGACGTGGACGGCACGGCCCCGTGGGCCGTGGACACCGCGCAGGTGGTGCGGTCCGCGACGAAGGGCGTCGCCGCGGCGGTACCGCTGCTGCTGCACCAGCGCGGCCAGATCGACCTGGACGCGCCGGTCGGCACGTACTGGCCGGAGTTCAAGGAGGCGGGCAAGGAGCGGACGCGCGTACGGCACCTGCTCGCGCACCGCGCGGGCGTCCCCGTGCTGGACGCGCCCCTGCGGCCGGAGGACGCGCTGGACGCGGGGGGCCGCTTCGAACGGGCGGCGGCGGCGGTCGCCGCCCAGGCCCCCGCGTGGGAGCCCGGCACCGGGCACGGCTACCACGCGCACACCTACAGCTGGCTGCTGGCCGCCCTGGTGCGGCGCGTCACGGGGCGGCCCATCGGGCGGTGGATCGCGGAGGAGGTGGCCCGCCCCCTCGGCCTCGACCTGTGGCTGGGCCTGCCCGAGGAGGAGGCGCACCGGGTGGGCCGCATCGGCCGCCTCGACGAGCCGCCCGCCTCGGTCTCCGGCGGGCTGGTGCTGCGCCCGAAGCGGTCGGTGGCGGAGGCGTACCGGGACCCCGGGTCGCTGACGCGGCGGGCGTTCTCGGTGATCGACCCGGCGCCGGACGAGAACGCGCCCGAGTACCGCGCGGCGGGCCTGCCCGGCTCGGGCGGCATCGCCACGGCCCGCGCCCTGGCCCGCTTCTACGCGGCGCTGCTCGGCCCGGTGGACGGCCACCGCCTGTTCGCCCCGGCGACCCTGGCGATGGCCCGCACCGAGGAGTCGGCGGGCCCCGACCGCGTCCTGGTGGTCCCCACCCGCTTCGGCCTGGGCTACATGCTGCACGGCCCGGCCTGCCCGCTCCTGGGTCCCGGCTCCTTCGGCCACCCGGGCCGCGGCGGCTCCCTGGCCTTCGCGGACCCGGAGACGGGCATCGCCCTGGGCTACGTCACCAACGGCATGCGCGGGAACGTGACGGCGGACCCGCGGGCGCAGGCCCTGGTGCGGGCGGTGGCCGGGGCGGTCGGCTGAGCGGACCGGGGGAGGCGGGCGGCCCGGGGCGCGGGTGGCCGGGGGAGGCGTCCGGCTCTCGGGCGGCGGACGCCCGGCCGCCGGGTGCGCGGCGTGCTCGCGGCTCCGCGCGGGGCACCCGGGCCTGCCGGGCGCGAGCCGGAGCGGCGAGCACGGGCGGTCCCCGCGGGGACGGGGCCCGGAGCCTCAGGGCTCCAGGCGGTCGGCCAGGTCCCGCAGGTCCGGGAGGAACCACGCCTGGGTGCCCCGGTTGCACTCGCGGACGAAGTCCCGCAGCGCCGGACTCTCCGCCGTACGCCCGGAGACGTCCCCGAGCACGACGAGCCCCATGCGGTAGTTCGCGAACTTCTGGACGATGTCGCCCGCCACCCGCGTGCGCAGCCGGAAGAACGCCTCGTCGAACCGCGCGACCGGGACGACGACCCACCGGGCGCCCCAGTAACCGGCGTCGCCGATCAGGTCCAGGGCGTCCCGTTCACCCGCGACCGGCGCGCCCTCGGCGGGGCACGTCCAGACGGGGACGCCGTGGATCGTCTGCAGGGCGGCGGGCGCAGTGGTCATGACAGGTGACGCTAGTGCCGTGCGGCGGGAGGGGCGAAGGCTTTTCCGGGAGTGCCGCCGGCGGCGTGCGGTGACGCGCGGACGCCCGGACCGGACCCGACTTCATTTGACCTGATCCGACCCGGTCGGGCCCGACCCCACCCGGCCGGACCCGACCCGACCCGCCTCGGTCCGACCCGGTCCGACCTGGCCCGACTCGGCCCGAGCCGGCCCGGCGCCGCCGTCGCGCCCCGCCCGTCGCCCGGCGCGGCCGCCGGAGGAAGCGGCGGCCGGCAGGCCGGTTCTCCCCGGTCACCGGTGGAAACCCCTTCGCGCCCGCCGCGACCGCGTTGTTACCGTGGAATGACGTGCAGTCACTCAGAGGAGTCACCCGTGATGGAAATCGGCATGTTCCTGGGTCTGCTCGTCGCGACGGCCCTGGCCCTGATCTTCGTGCTCCTGCGACGGGGCGACCACCCTACGGAGGACGTCGAGGGCCTTCTCATCGAGCAGCGACGGCGCTTACAGGCCCACCAGGACCGGATCGACTACGCCTCCCTCTCCACCTACACCCTCCTGAACGGCACGAGCGACCGTCACCTCCCCTGACGGGCGGGCCCCGGAGACCCCCGCCCGCCCGCACCGGAGCCGGTCACCCGTACCGGCTCCGGTCGCGCCGGGCCCGTCCCCGGCAGTCCGGCTGCCGCTCCGGCCACCGGGTGGCGTGGCCGCACGCAGCGCTTCGCGGCACACCGAGGGCCGGTCGGCCCCGTCGCCGACCGGTGTCGTGGGATCCGTGCGGCCCGGCGCTCCCGCGGCCCGGCGAGCCCTCCGAGGGCGCTCCCCGGCCGCGGGTCCCCCGCCGGAGTCCGCTCACCGCACACCGGGCCGGCGGGGCGCCGGCGCGGCCTTCGGAAGCCGCCGCTCAGCGGGCGTTCAGCACGGACGCCACCAGCGGGCCCGCCGCGTCGCCGCCGTGGCCGGCCGCCTGGACGACGGCCGCGGCGGCCAGGTCGTCGGCGAACCCGGCGAACCAGCTGTTCGGCCGCCCCTGGTCGTCCACCTCCGCGGAGCCGGTCTTCGCGCCCTTGTCGCCGCTCACCCCGGCCATCGCCTTCGCGCCCGTGCCGTGGCCGCGGGCGGTCGCGCGCATCATGTCGCGCAACTGGCGGGCGGCCGAGGGGTCCAGACCGCGGGGCGTCCGGGCGATCTCCCGGCCGTCGAGGGAGGCCGGGACGACGACCGGCTGCCTGAAGACGCCGCTCTTCGCGGTCGCCGTGACGGAGGCGATGTTCAGGGCGTTCATCTGGACGGTGCCCTGGCCGATGTACTGGGCGGCGGCCACCCCGCCCGTCTCGGCCGGCACCGAACCGTCCGAGGAGGGCACGCCCGTCCGCCACTCCAGCCCGATGCCGAAGACGTCCCGCGCCTCCTTCCCGAGGGCGGCGTCGTCGCCCACGTCGTCGATGAGCTTGACGAAGGCGGTGTTGCAGGAGCGGGCGAAGCTCTCCCGGAAGGTCCCGCCGTCGATGGAGAAGCCGTCGAGGTTGCGGAACGCGGTGCCCTGGTACATCGCCTCGGCGGGGCACTGCGCGGCCCGGTCCGCGGCCACGAGGCCCTTCTCCAGCAGCAGCGCCGCCGTGACGATCTTCATCGTGGAGCCGGGCGCCTGCCTGCCGAGGAACGCCGCGTTCCAGCCGTCCTTCCGGTTGTTGGCGACCGCCCGCACCTCGCCCGTGCTCGGCTTGATCGCGACCACCGAGGACTCGGGGTACCGCTTCACCGCCTTCTCGGCGGCGGCCTGCACCCCGGCGTCCAGCGTCGTGCGGACCTCGCCCGGCTCGCCCTCGCGCAGCGTCAGCAGGGTCCGGTCCGCCGCGTCGCCCTCGCCGGAGACGACGAGCTCCACGCCCGAGGTGCCGCCCGCCTCGGCGCCGTACCGCTGGCGCAGCTCGTCCAGGACCGGCCGGAGCGACGGGTACCGCTCCGCCGTCAGCTCCGCCCCGTTGCGGTCGAGTGCCCGGACGGCGGGGGCGCCGGAGGAGGTCACCCGCAGTGCCCGGCCGTCCTTCAGCTCCGGGTGCATGACGGCCGGCGACCAGTCGACGCGCGGCTGCCCGGTGGAGAGCCCCCGCACGACGCCGAGGCGCGACGTGTACGTCCACGGGACCCGTGCGCCCCCGTACGAGACGACGGCGCTCACCGTGAACGGCACCGCCGTCCCCTCGGGCGCCCCGGCCGCGGCCCTCATACCCCCGATGTGGGTCTCCGTCAGGTACCCGGCCAGCGCGGACTGCGCCGCGACCGGGTCGTCGGTGAACCGGGCCGCCCCGGCCGCGTCGCCCTTCGCCCACGCGGCGAGGAAGCCCTTCGCCGTCGCCTCGACCTCCTCGGCCGTGACGGGCCCGGTGCGCCGGGACGCGCCGTCGGCCGACGCGGCGGTGGTCCTGCCACCGGTCAACCCGTCCCACAGGTTGTACGCCCCGTACCCGACGCCTCCGGCGACGACGGCGAACACCCCGCCGACGACCGCCGTTCTCACTCCGCTGCGCATGGTCGCGGTTCCCCTCCGCCGGCGCGTTCCCCGAACGCGCTCGTGATCCCCCGACCGGAGACCCTACGCCGCGCGGTCGAACGTCTGCACGCCCGTTATCCGAACGGGATCAACCGCGGACCCTCACACCCACGTGTCCAGCCACATCCGGGCCCGCCACTGGTCCATGGGGATCGTCTGGCCGGTGTAGAGGGGCCAGAAGTAGATGAAGTTCCACACGATCAGCAGGACCAGGACGCCCGCGCCGATGGCGCCGACCGCGCGGCGGCGGTCCGCGCGGCCGTCGGGGTCGGGGGCGCCGTCCGGACCCGGCGGGGGCGCGGCCGGGCCGAGCATCGCGCCGATCATCATGGCGACCGCCAGGCACAGGAACGGGACGAACACCACCGCGTAGAAGAGGAAGATGGTCCGCTCCTGGTAGAGGAACCACGGCGCCCACCCGGCCGCGACCGCGCAGGCGATCGCCCCGGCGCGCCAGTCGCGGCGGAAGAACCAGCGCCACACCACGTACAGCAGGGCGAAGCAGGCCGCCCACCACAGCAGCGGCGTGCCGATCGCGAGGACCTCGCGCGCGCACTTCTCCGCCGCGTCCGCCGGGCAGCCGTCCCGGCCCGGCGCGGGCGACTCGTAGAAGTACGACACGGGGCGGCCCAGGACGATCCAGCTCCACGGGTTCGACTCGTAGGTGTGGCCCGACGTGAGGTTGACGTGGAAGGTGTACACCTCCGACTCGTAGTGCCACAGGCTGCGCCACCAGTCGGGGAACAGCCACGACCAGGAGCTGTCCCGGCCCCCGCCGGTCGACGCCCAGGTCCGGAAGTAACCCCTGTCCGACAGGATCCACCCGGTCCAGGAGGCGACGTACGCGGCCAGCGCCACCGGCACCGTCGAGACGAACGCCGGCAGCACGTCCCGCCGCAGCACCGCCGCGTACGGCCGGTGGGCGCCGGCCGTGCGCCGGGCGCCCACGTCCCACGCCACCGTCAGCAGCCCGAACGCGGCCATGACGTACAGGCCGTTCCACTTGGTCGCCGCCGCCAGGCCCAGCGTCACCCCGGCCGCCAGCCGCCACGGCCGCCAGCCGAGCCGCAGGGTCTCCGCGATCCGGGCGTCCGGCCGCAGCACCCCGTCCGCGTCGACCGGCAGGGCCGCCGCGAGCCGCCGCCGCGACCGGTCCCGGTCCACCAGCAGGCAGCCGAACGCCGCCAGCACGAAGAACATCAGCACCTGGTCGAGGAGGGCCGCACGGCTCATCACGAAGTGCAGCCCGTCCACGGCGAGCAGGCCGCCCGCCAGGCAACCGAGGAACGTCGACCGGAACAGCCGCCGCCCGATCCGGCACAGCACCAGCACCGACAGGGTGCCGCACACGGCCACCATGAAGCGCCAGCCGAACGGCTCGAACCCGAACAGCCACTCGCCGAACCCGATGACCCACTTGCCGACCGGCGGGTGCACCACGTAGCCCGGCTCCACCGGGATCGGGACCGCGCCGGGGTCCTTCAGGACGGCCTTGTCGACGTCCTTGGGCCACGAGCCCTCGTAGCCGTTGTGGATCAGCGCCCAGGCGTCCTTGGCGTAGTACGTCTCGTCGAATATGACCGCGTGCGGCGACCCCAGGTTCCAGAACCGCAGCACCCCCGCGACCAGCGCGACGAGCAGCGGCCCGCCCCACGGCGCCAGGCGCACCAGCGCCCGCGCCACCCGGGGCGGCAGCCCGAACCCGCCCCGCGGGCGGAGAGGCGCACCGGCGTACGGCGGCACCAGCCGCTCCCGCAGGCCCGGCACCGTGCGCGGGACGTACCCGAACCGGCGCAGGCGCCGCTCCCAGGGAGGCGGCTCACGGCGCCCGAGGGAGGCGGTGGGCCCGCCCGGGCCGTCCTGTCCGTGCAGGGCCTGAGGCGCAGTACTGGTCACCGCGCCATCGTAGGGAACGCGCCCGTGGGACTCGCCCGGTCGTGTCGTGCCCGTCGGGTGGGGTCGGTCGGGTCGTGTCGTGCCCGTCGGGTGGGGCGCCGGTGGGGCTCCACCGGACCGCGCCGCCCGTCCGGCTGCGAGGATGGCCCCGTGACAGGAACGCTCGTACTCGCAGGTACCCCGATCGGTGACGTCGCCGACGCCCCGCCCCGCCTCGCCGCCGAGTTGGCCGGGGCCGACGTCGTCGCCGCCGAGGACACCCGCCGGCTGCGGCGCCTCACCCAGGCCCTCGGCGTGCAGCCGCGCGGCCGGGTCGTGTCGTACTTCGAGGGCAACGAGGCGGCGCGCACCCCGGAGCTGGTCGAGGCCCTCGCGGGCGGCGCCCGGGTGCTGCTGGTCACCGACGCGGGCATGCCGTCCGTCTCCGACCCCGGTTACCGGCTGGTCGCCGCCGCCGTCGAGCGGGACGTCAGGGTCACCGCCGTGCCCGGCCCGTCCGCCGTGCTCACCGCCCTCGCCCTGTCCGGCCTGCCCGTCGACCGGTTCTGCTTCGAGGGCTTCCTGCCCCGCAAGGCGGGGGAGCGGCTGGGCCGGCTGCGGGAGGTCGCCGCCGAGCGCCGCACGCTCGTCTACTTCGAGGCCCCGCACCGCCTCGACGACACGCTCGCCGCGATGGCCGAGGTGTTCGGCGCCGACCGGCGCGCCGCCGTGTGCCGGGAGCTGACCAAGACGTACGAGGAGGTCAGGCGCGGCGGCCTCGGGGAGCTGGCCGCGTGGGCCGCCGAGGGCGTGCGGGGGGGAGATCACCGTCGTCGTCGAGGGGGCCCCCGAGTCCGGGCCCGCCGACCTCGACGCGGCCGAACTGGTCCGCCGGGTCCGGGTGCGGGAGGAGGCGGGGGAGCGGCGCAAGGAGGCCATCGCCGCCGTCGCCGTCGAGGCGGGGCTGCCCAAGCGGGAGGTGTTCGACGCGGTCGTCGCCGCGAAGAACGCGGAAGGAAATCACCCGAAAGCGGATAAAAGGCTATCGTGAGAAGCACAGTCCTCACCCGTTGAGGCAGGCCGCCCGCGAAGGCGTCCCCCGCGGCGGCGGGAAGGAGCCGGCATGAGCGAGACCTCCGGCGTCCCGGTCGGTCACGAGGCGTACGCCTTCACCTGCATGAGGTGCGGGTACGGCTGGGAGCAGGCGTACGACATCGAGCACCACACCGACGTCACCGGTCAGGACTTCGTCGTCTACCGCAGCGAGGGCCGGCGCGTGCCGTCGCCCCTGTCGAAGCCGGCGTGCCCCAACTGCGGGCGCAACGTCGTGCGGATCATGGGTTCCGGCCGGATCTCGGTCGTGCTCGACCACGGCGAACCCCGGCACGAGGGGTCCGGCGCCACCCTCCGGAGGGCCGCTCCGGTGGCGACGACCGGGCCGATCGGCCAGGAGCTGGAGGAGAGGCCGCCGGCCGACGCGGACCCCGTGTCGGGCCCGGGGGCCGAGCGGTCCGGGGCGACGCGGGTGGGCGGGCCGGAGCCGCGCCGACGCCGCCTGCCGCACCTCTTCCACCGCGGCTGACCCGCCGGAACGGGAGGGGCGGGTGGGACCGGGAGGGGCGGGCGGGACCGGGAGGGGTGGGCGTCCCGGTCTTCCGTACGATCGGGGCATGAGTTCCAAGGACGCCCCGCCGCCGCTGCCCGAGCCCCTGCCCGTCGCCGTGGCCGACTCCCACACCCACCTCGACATGCAGGGCCCGACCGTCGAGGAGGCACTGGTCAAGGCCGGGCTGGTCGGCGTCGAGACCGTGGTCCAGGTGGGCTGCGACCTGGAGGGCTCGCGGTGGGCGGCGGAGACGGCCGCCCGGTACGCGAACGTCCACGCCGCCGTCGCCCTCCACCCCAACGAGGCGCCGCGCATCGTGCTGGGCGACCCGGAGGGAGCCTCCTCGCGGCAGGGCCCGCGCGAGGCCGGCGGGGACGCCGCGCTCGACGACGCGCTGGCGGAGATCGACCGGCTCGCCGCCCTCGACCAGGTGAAGGCCGTGGGCGAGACGGGGCTGGACTTCTTCCGCACGGGGCCCGAGGGCAAGGAGGCGCAGGAGCGCTCGTTCCGCGCCCACGTCGAGATCGCCAAGCGGCACGGCAAGGCCCTGGTCATCCACGACCGCGAGGCCCACGAGGACGTGCTGCGCGTCCTCGCCGAGGAGGGCGCCCCGGAGCGGACCGTCTTCCACTGCTATTCGGGCGACGCCGACATGGCGCGGGTCTGCGCCGAACGCGGCTACTACATGTCGTTCGCCGGGAACGTCACCTTCAAGAACGCCCAGCCGCTGCGCGACGCCCTGGCGGTGGCTCCGCTGGAACTGGTGCTGGTCGAGACGGACGCGCCGTTCCTGACGCCCGCGCCGTACCGCGGCCGGCCGAACGCCCCGTACCTCGTCCCGGTCACCGTCCGCGCCATGGCGGCCGTGCGGGGGATCGGGGAGGAGGCGATGGCTGCGGCGATCGCGGAGAACACCGCTCGCGCGTTCGCCTACTGAGGGCGGCGGAGGATCGCGACACGACGCTGTGTAGCCGAATGGTACGTTTATGTGACCGCCGTGGGCTAAGGTCCCCGGTTCGTGAAGACCTCTCGCGAACACCGCTGCCGTCCGACCCCCGCCTCGTCCCCGGCCCGCGCCGCATCCCCGCGCGCCGCCTCCCCGGCCCGCGCCGCCTCCCCGGCCCGCACCGCCTCCCCGCGCGGTGCGACGGCCCCGCTCCGCGCGACCCGGACCGCCCGGGCCGCCTCCGGGCCCGGCATCCCGCCGCACACCGGGATCCCGCTCGAACCGGCCGCCCCGCCTGAACCCGGGGCCCCGCCCGATCCCGCCGCCCCGCCCGAATCGGGTGCCCCGCCCGGACCCGGGGCCCCGCCTGATCCCACCGGACCGGACCCGGCCGCACCTCGATCCACCCCGCCGGGCCGTACCGCTCGGAAGTCGGCTTCGTCCGCGTCTGTTTCGTCGAAGTCGGGTTCGTCGAAGTCGGCCTCGTCCGGGTCCGTGTCGCCGGGCCGTGCTGTTCGGAAGTCGGCTTCGTCCGCGTCTGTTTCGTCGAAGTCGGGTTCGTCGAAGTCGGCCTCGTCCGCGCCCGTCCCGTCGAGCCGCGTCGCTCGGAAGTCGGCCTCACCGAAGTCCGCCCCGTCGAAGCCTGCTTCACCGAAGTCCGCCCC from Streptomyces sp. MRC013 includes the following:
- a CDS encoding DUF4180 domain-containing protein, whose amino-acid sequence is MTTAPAALQTIHGVPVWTCPAEGAPVAGERDALDLIGDAGYWGARWVVVPVARFDEAFFRLRTRVAGDIVQKFANYRMGLVVLGDVSGRTAESPALRDFVRECNRGTQAWFLPDLRDLADRLEP
- a CDS encoding ABC transporter ATP-binding protein — encoded protein: MTTPPPRPPAPSLSFVPSLEVRGLAYAYPDGHQALFGVDLTVERGERVALLGPNGAGKTTLVLHLNGILAAGAGTVSVAGLPVGPANLAEIRRRVGIVFQDPDDQLFMPTVREDVAFGPAAAGVRGAELDAVVARALERVGMAGYADRPPHHLSFGQRRRVAVATVLAMEPEILVLDEPSSNLDPASRRELADVLRSLDVTVLMVTHDLPYALELCPRSVVLSEGVIAADAPTGELLADGELMRRHRLELPFGFDPAVGPPRGPGPR
- a CDS encoding phospholipid carrier-dependent glycosyltransferase, coding for MTSTAPQALHGQDGPGGPTASLGRREPPPWERRLRRFGYVPRTVPGLRERLVPPYAGAPLRPRGGFGLPPRVARALVRLAPWGGPLLVALVAGVLRFWNLGSPHAVIFDETYYAKDAWALIHNGYEGSWPKDVDKAVLKDPGAVPIPVEPGYVVHPPVGKWVIGFGEWLFGFEPFGWRFMVAVCGTLSVLVLCRIGRRLFRSTFLGCLAGGLLAVDGLHFVMSRAALLDQVLMFFVLAAFGCLLVDRDRSRRRLAAALPVDADGVLRPDARIAETLRLGWRPWRLAAGVTLGLAAATKWNGLYVMAAFGLLTVAWDVGARRTAGAHRPYAAVLRRDVLPAFVSTVPVALAAYVASWTGWILSDRGYFRTWASTGGGRDSSWSWLFPDWWRSLWHYESEVYTFHVNLTSGHTYESNPWSWIVLGRPVSYFYESPAPGRDGCPADAAEKCAREVLAIGTPLLWWAACFALLYVVWRWFFRRDWRAGAIACAVAAGWAPWFLYQERTIFLFYAVVFVPFLCLAVAMMIGAMLGPAAPPPGPDGAPDPDGRADRRRAVGAIGAGVLVLLIVWNFIYFWPLYTGQTIPMDQWRARMWLDTWV
- a CDS encoding TatD family hydrolase → MSSKDAPPPLPEPLPVAVADSHTHLDMQGPTVEEALVKAGLVGVETVVQVGCDLEGSRWAAETAARYANVHAAVALHPNEAPRIVLGDPEGASSRQGPREAGGDAALDDALAEIDRLAALDQVKAVGETGLDFFRTGPEGKEAQERSFRAHVEIAKRHGKALVIHDREAHEDVLRVLAEEGAPERTVFHCYSGDADMARVCAERGYYMSFAGNVTFKNAQPLRDALAVAPLELVLVETDAPFLTPAPYRGRPNAPYLVPVTVRAMAAVRGIGEEAMAAAIAENTARAFAY
- a CDS encoding energy-coupling factor ABC transporter permease; the protein is MHVPDGFINAPVSAAAGLVAVGAVAAGLRGARRELGEERTAPLAGLVAAFVFAVQMLNFPVAAGTSGHLLGGALAAILVGPWTGLLCIAVVLLMQGLLFADGGLTALGVNVTVMGGVTVLTAYGLFRPLVKALPRTRRSVTAATFAAAFVSVPASAAAFTLIHAVGGTTDVPVGRVLAAMLGVHALIGVGEALITAATVGAVLAVRPDLVYGARGLSAPLKLRVGGEPVDAAPAPRPAPAAAGTRRVWAAGLAASVLLAGFVSFYASASPDGLEKVAADHGIDREVREHAAADSPLADYGVRDLDDARLSGGLAGTIGVGATLALGTGVFWAARQRRAPAATRAAHPAETA
- a CDS encoding serine hydrolase domain-containing protein encodes the protein MDVQGTVDPGFEPVKDAFTRNFEQRGERGAAVAVYRDGRKVVDLWAGTRDVDGTAPWAVDTAQVVRSATKGVAAAVPLLLHQRGQIDLDAPVGTYWPEFKEAGKERTRVRHLLAHRAGVPVLDAPLRPEDALDAGGRFERAAAAVAAQAPAWEPGTGHGYHAHTYSWLLAALVRRVTGRPIGRWIAEEVARPLGLDLWLGLPEEEAHRVGRIGRLDEPPASVSGGLVLRPKRSVAEAYRDPGSLTRRAFSVIDPAPDENAPEYRAAGLPGSGGIATARALARFYAALLGPVDGHRLFAPATLAMARTEESAGPDRVLVVPTRFGLGYMLHGPACPLLGPGSFGHPGRGGSLAFADPETGIALGYVTNGMRGNVTADPRAQALVRAVAGAVG
- a CDS encoding penicillin-binding transpeptidase domain-containing protein, coding for MRSGVRTAVVGGVFAVVAGGVGYGAYNLWDGLTGGRTTAASADGASRRTGPVTAEEVEATAKGFLAAWAKGDAAGAARFTDDPVAAQSALAGYLTETHIGGMRAAAGAPEGTAVPFTVSAVVSYGGARVPWTYTSRLGVVRGLSTGQPRVDWSPAVMHPELKDGRALRVTSSGAPAVRALDRNGAELTAERYPSLRPVLDELRQRYGAEAGGTSGVELVVSGEGDAADRTLLTLREGEPGEVRTTLDAGVQAAAEKAVKRYPESSVVAIKPSTGEVRAVANNRKDGWNAAFLGRQAPGSTMKIVTAALLLEKGLVAADRAAQCPAEAMYQGTAFRNLDGFSIDGGTFRESFARSCNTAFVKLIDDVGDDAALGKEARDVFGIGLEWRTGVPSSDGSVPAETGGVAAAQYIGQGTVQMNALNIASVTATAKSGVFRQPVVVPASLDGREIARTPRGLDPSAARQLRDMMRATARGHGTGAKAMAGVSGDKGAKTGSAEVDDQGRPNSWFAGFADDLAAAAVVQAAGHGGDAAGPLVASVLNAR
- a CDS encoding pentapeptide repeat-containing protein — translated: MWRVRGTPSTRSRTVLWSAARTAPLTRTATNPATTSTCGTNHRNRPGPAGPTAPAASAASARTRPGAADGAGFGGAGFGGAGFGGAGVGGVGVGGVGFDGAGVGGAGFGGAGFGGAGFGGAGFGGAGFGGADFGEAGFDGADFGEADFRATRLDGTGADEADFDEPDFDETDADEADFRTARPGDTDPDEADFDEPDFDETDADEADFRAVRPGGVDRGAAGSGPVGSGGAPGPGGAPDSGGAAGSGGAPGSGGAAGSSGIPVCGGMPGPEAARAVRVARSGAVAPRGEAVRAGEAARAGEAARGDAARAGDEAGVGRQRCSREVFTNRGP